In Papaver somniferum cultivar HN1 unplaced genomic scaffold, ASM357369v1 unplaced-scaffold_135, whole genome shotgun sequence, one DNA window encodes the following:
- the LOC113334059 gene encoding F-box protein CPR1-like codes for MVAFGNDCKSNDYKLFAAGSKSWGSLCLFEVYSVRLHSWKSIEEVPYGLNACFKPRVLVNRDFHWLAERPEDSSGFIVSLDISNEIFKETELPIDTSEEDDLCFHEMGALEGCLCLIEGLENHVNIWVIQNYGVRESWTLRYTFKSHRLVNDNVRLMWSFKSGEILFGGVGTASLLYMILNMEKV; via the coding sequence ATGGTTGCATTTGGAAATGATTGCAAGAGTAATGATTACAAGTTATTCGCTGCAGGATCAAAGTCATGGGGTTCATTGTGTTTATTCGAAGTCTATTCGGTTCGATTACATTCATGGAAAAGCATTGAAGAGGTACCTTATGGGTTGAATGCGTGCTTCAAACCTAGAGTGTTAGTTAATAGAGATTTTCATTGGTTGGCCGAAAGGCCGGAAGACTCTTCTGGTTTTATAGTCTCTCTAGACATCAGCAACGAGATTTTCAAAGAAACAGAACTACCAATAGACACTTCGGAGGAGGATGACCTTTGTTTTCACGAGATGGGGGCGTTGGAAGGGTGCCTTTGTTTAATCGAAGGCCTTGAAAATCATGTTAATATATGGGTAATACAGAACTATGGAGTTCGAGAATCTTGGACTCTTCGTTATACTTTCAAGAGTCATAGACTTGTAAATGACAATGTGAGGCTTATGTGGTCTTTCAAGAGCGGCGAGATTCTATTTGGGGGTGTTGGTACCGCTAGTCTATTGTATATGATCCTAAATATGGAAAAAGTATAG